In Sceloporus undulatus isolate JIND9_A2432 ecotype Alabama unplaced genomic scaffold, SceUnd_v1.1 scaffold_934, whole genome shotgun sequence, the genomic stretch tctttacctgcctgggggcagggaaggagaatcctctctctctcactccttcttttctttgtgtggGTCTGCTCTGGTGTGAGAAGAAGTGGGGGGGAGTAGCCTTCCTTTTTCAAACAGAGAGTAGGCTTCAGGTTTTCTTTCCAATCtcctcagtgggaggagagggaaggaggattttattcttttcttttgctctggtgTGAGGAAAAGAGGGGTACCTGCCCTTTTCACACAGAGAGTaggtttgaggtttttttttcccctttggttcTTTCCTCATCTCTTGGTGGgacaagagggggaaaggaagcacAAGGTTAGAGGACCCTgttgcttgtgtgtgtttgtgctgttGTGCTAGGAGAGGAAGGGGGGGGCAAGTGTTTGCCtcagcatcccttcaaataaacagCTTGGGCTTGAGTTTGCTGAAGCTGTAATCTGATCACTGGGCTACAAACAAAGGAATTGCAGTCGCCAGTGAGgctgttcttttctctcttttttttttctctctctctctggaaggggaggagggagccagAGGTCCTTTGATCTCCTGGCCTGGCTGGCAAAGGGCAATTAAGAAGGCATTTATGGCTTGGCCGCTTCGCAGGACCAAATGGTGAATTTCCTGttctgtggtctttctctttcttgctgactaagaaaggggagggggactttTAGCCCACtcaaggaggggaaagggggggtcAGTTTTAAAACGGACCACCAAGTTTTTTCCTGTGGCTACTGACGCCAGGGAACACCATCTAGTGGTGGAGTTGGAGAACTGCAGCATAAACAGTTGAGTTTGTtcagggaggaaagtgggatttTCCAATCTGggttctctcttttcctctctctcatctctggCCCATGGTGTGCAGTGTTTAAGCACACCCATTCCTTTCAGCAAGctattgtattttgtttgttttcttagtgCTTTCGCGTGTCTGCATTAGTTAGCACTTAGAATAGATTTCTACACTGTGGCACAGCCGTTGCCATGGTCAACAAGAAGAAAACTACCAAGTCAACCCCAGGAGGGGAGGGCATCACTACTTCTTCGACATCTGGCACACCAGGGAGCCAGGACCATGCTGTGTCGTCACCGGCGAGCCCAGCGTTCCCGCCCAGCCTAGATATGTTGGCTCAAATACTCTCCTCATTTACAGAGACACAACGCCAAATAGCTGAGCAAAATAGACAGTTGGCTGAACGTAATGAGGCTCAACAGCGCCAAATGGTCGAGCAACAGCGCCAAATGGCTGACCAAAATAGACAGTTGGCTGAACGTAATGAGGCTCTGCAGCGCCAAATGGTCGACCTCCTTGCTAATCGCAGTCAGGACCAACCTTCACCTGCACCAGCATCAGTGCGGCTTGANNNNNNNNNNNNNNNNNNNNNNNNNNNNNNNNNNNNNNNNNNNNNNNNNNNNNNNNNNNNNNNNNNNNNNNNNNNNNNNNNNNNNNNNNNNNNNNNNNNNCGTGTGAACTCCACGGGATCGCGGAGGATCAGTATATGAACGAACTTCGGCCTCAGATCTCAGGAGTTCTCCGAGATGTGGAAACCAGTATGCCGCGGGAGGAGATGCAGAACTTTCAGCTCTTCATACGGAAGGCGCGCCAACGCCTTGGTATCACTCCAGAAGCAGCCAGACGGCGCTTCAGGGACACACCCAAGAAGCCGGATGCTTCCGCCGTCGACTTGGCTTATGCGATACAACGCAACAGAGAACTTTGGGTGCAGGTAGCTAAGATAACTTCGCTAGAAGAGTTTTCCTTTCGCATAGATCTGGAACAATTCTTGACTTATTTTCCTCCTGACGTGGTCCATCATGTGTTGGACAAGGACCCCAAGACACTGCAAGAAGCTGCAGAGGCTACGGACTCATACCTGGACCTCAAGCGAGCTCAACCTCCAGTGCCCAGTGCTGGATATCTCAAGAAGTCGCAGCCTGGACATCATTTTCAATGCAAggacatctctcagcctcaacattCCAAGGCTGCTACACCGAATCCACCCCAACCACCCCGTCAGTCGCAGCCTTCTCAGCCACAAGCCCGTCAGTCTCAAGCTTCTCAGCCACAAACATCTCAACAACCTTCATCGTCTTCACAAGGTAAACCTAAGGCCAAAGAGGCACCTAAATGCTATTCTTGTGGACAATTAGGCCATGTGAGGGCCCAATGCCCACAAAACCCTACAACAATAAATGTGATGGCTCAGGCCGAAGCTCACGTGGCTGAGTCTGGTGCAACAGTAGAGCCTGATCCCTCCATGATTCCTGTTCACCTCAGACACACCCTGTGGGTGGGTGACAAGGAGGTGGTAGCTTACAGGGATTCAGGCGCACAGATTTCAGCTCTGCATCAATCCTTTGTGGACCCTAACCTCATCAATAATGACACCAAGATTCTGGTAAAAGGCTTCAGGGCACCACCGAGTCTCCTGCCGACGGCGAGAGTCCCCATCAAATACAGAGGATGGACGGGACTCTGGACTTTTGCAATATACAGCGACTATGAATGCCCTGCCTTTGTGGGGGAGGACTTGCACCGCCATGTCCAGGAGGCTCAGCGAAGTTCCCCGCGCCGTCCCAGACCAAGGCGAAACAGCAGCGAACCCAGGATGCCTAGTCATGCCAGTGCACCACAGGAGGCTCCTCGGGCAGACGTGGTCCGCCAGGGCGAACATGGTGTGACAATGCCAGTCTCTCATCCTACAACACCCCTacctgagggaggaggaagggatgtgGTCCCAGCAGCTGTGGCCGCTACGCAGCAGCCACAGCCACAGGATATCCCTGAACCACAACGGGATATGTCGCCACCAGCGGACACTGTGGCGCCAACTCCTGTCCCAAATGGGGACAACACTTCGCCTACAACTGGTGAACTCCCTGCTCTACCTTCTGTGGAGGAGCAGCCAGTTCCGGTCTCAAGGGAACAGTTCCAGAAGGAACAACACTCGGATCCAACCTTGCAGGCAATGTGGTCTTTAGCGAGGGGTGAGTCACATACCACTTCTTCAAATGACCGCAGCAAGTTTGTGGTGGTAGATGGCCTGCTCTACCGTGAATTCTGGCCTAAGGACTTTAAGGAAGACTGGTCACCACTAAGACAACTATTGGTCCCAGCTGCATACAGGGCCAAACTACTCAGCCTGGCGCATGATCACCCTAGTGGCCATGCAGGAGTTACGCGAACGAAGGACAGACTtaagaaggctttcttttgggaCGGGATGAACAAGGATGTAGCCATCTTTGTCCGATCCTGCTTGGTCTGTCAACGCATGGGAAACTCCAAGGATCCAGCAAAGGCTCCTCTACAACCACTACCAATCATAGAGGTACCTTTTCAGAGAGTGGCAGTGGACATTTTAGGGCCTCTTCCCCGGAAAACTGCCAGGGGAAAGCAATATATCCTCACATTGGTGGNNNNNNNNNNNNNNNNNNNNNNNNNNNNNNNNNNNNNNNNNNNNNNNNNNNNNNNNNNNNNNNNNNNNNNNNNNNNNNNNNNNNNNNNNNNNNNNNNNNNCCTCACATTGGTGGACTTTTGCACACGGTGGCCAGAAGCTGTCCCACTGGGTGCTATCTCAGCCAAGGCCGTGGCTCAGGCATTGACGGACATCTTTGCCAGAGTAGGGTGGCCTTTGGAGATCCTGACGGACGCAGGGACTAATTTTATGTCCAAGGCCATGGACCGTCTCTGGGAGACACATGGAGTAAAACACCTCACTTCGGTCCCTTATCACCACCAGACAAATGGCCTCGTGGAACGCTTTCACTCTACCTTAGGGACCATGATACGAAAGTTTGTGGATGAGCACTCCAATGATTGGGACTTGGCGCTTCAGCAATTCCTTTTTGCCTACAGATCCGTCCCACATCCTAGCTTGGGCTATTCACCTTTTGAGCTAGTCTATGGTCATGAGGTGAAAGGGCCACTGCAGCTGGTGCGCAGACAGTGGGAAGGCGACCAACCTTCACAGCAAACTAATGTAGTAGACTTTGTCACAAAGCTGCAAAACACGCTCAGGACGGCGTGGCAAGACGCGCACCACAATCTTCAACAGGCACAACAAGATCAAAAAGCTTGGTATGATCAGTTTGCCAGGGAGCGATGCTTCCAGCCTGGAGACCACGTTATGGTCTTGAA encodes the following:
- the LOC121917817 gene encoding uncharacterized protein LOC121917817 codes for the protein MNELRPQISGVLRDVETSMPREEMQNFQLFIRKARQRLGITPEAARRRFRDTPKKPDASAVDLAYAIQRNRELWVQVAKITSLEEFSFRIDLEQFLTYFPPDVVHHVLDKDPKTLQEAAEATDSYLDLKRAQPPVPSAGYLKKSQPGHHFQCKDISQPQHSKAATPNPPQPPRQSQPSQPQARQSQASQPQTSQQPSSSSQGKPKAKEAPKCYSCGQLGHVRAQCPQNPTTINVMAQAEAHVAESGATVEPDPSMIPVHLRHTLWVGDKEVVAYRDSGAQISALHQSFVDPNLINNDTKILVKGFRAPPSLLPTARVPIKYRGWTGLWTFAIYSDYECPAFVGEDLHRHVQEAQRSSPRRPRPRRNSSEPRMPSHASAPQEAPRADVVRQGEHGVTMPVSHPTTPLPEGGGRDVVPAAVAATQQPQPQDIPEPQRDMSPPADTVAPTPVPNGDNTSPTTGELPALPSVEEQPVPVSREQFQKEQHSDPTLQAMWSLARGESHTTSSNDRSKFVVVDGLLYREFWPKDFKEDWSPLRQLLVPAAYRAKLLSLAHDHPSGHAGVTRTKDRLKKAFFWDGMNKDVAIFVRSCLVCQRMGNSKDPAKAPLQPLPIIEVPFQRVAVDILGPLPRKTARGKQYILTLVDFCTRWPEAVPLGAISAKAVAQALTDIFARVGWPLEILTDAGTNFMSKAMDRLWETHGVKHLTSVPYHHQTNGLVERFHSTLGTMIRKFVDEHSNDWDLALQQFLFAYRSVPHPSLGYSPFELVYGHEVKGPLQLVRRQWEGDQPSQQTNVVDFVTKLQNTLRTAWQDAHHNLQQAQQDQKAWYDQFARERCFQPGDHVMVLKASRTNKLETSWIGPATVLERMGTVNYLIQLPDTGLKPKVYHVNSLKPFHERPQYLLALEDPEAEDEEWPEGAFYDKREGGNLEDIQLPTRLDSTQRAEFAHLTSRFASLFSPIPGLTMDPQHVIAADDNQPSAEQPRRVSPVAKQAIEKEINEMLEMGIIRPSRSTWASPVVLVPKKGGKEIRFCVDYRKLNSVTRPEQYPMPRVDELLEKLGRAKYLSSIDLTKGYWQVALAEESKHRTAFITHMGLFEFNVLPFGLRNAPATFQRLVDSLLRGCGDFAVAYLDDIAIFSDSWEDHLKHLETVFQRIQEAGLTIKAKKCQFVLERVTYLGHEVGQGTITPLQAKVEVIQDWPRPKSRKQVQSFLGLSGYYRRFVPHYSQIAAPLTDLTGSKKPKIVKWTEGCQEAFDTLKRALTSDPVLMAPDFDKPFTIATDASDRGIGAVLMQEGPDGFLHPVLFLSKKLSARESNWSIPEKECYAIVYALDKLKPYVWGRQFTLQTDHAALRWLHSVKGANKKLLRWSVSLQDFDFDIQHVPGTSNVVADCLSRRGLVGQ